One Triticum dicoccoides isolate Atlit2015 ecotype Zavitan chromosome 5B, WEW_v2.0, whole genome shotgun sequence genomic window carries:
- the LOC119312836 gene encoding RING-H2 finger protein ATL2-like, whose protein sequence is MTSPAGPSGMGMNTVTTVMAFSVSAFFVLFVFTRLFCARIHLRAAAAEHAAAAQASDAASFPAIHVERGVRGTEPSVVTTFPTAKFGAGEDLQRPPAQEESQCTVCLEEYEAKDVVRVLPYCGHAFHAACIDTWLRQHPTCPICRSTTKHRAAAGTMPPVYYAVAMAPPPFQAPTSSSDQSALHQADAATAAAAGAENMDVTSTRLELEIVISDESASSGATCPIATIAPPFQVPTSSSEHDALRQANLAAAPPATAAVGTEMSARLEIVISDEPASSDAPYQSATPAPSASEEDPWRQSSQGNASEHCQC, encoded by the exons atgACCTCGCCGGCGGGACCGAGCGGCATGGGCATGAACACGGTGACCACGGTGATGGCCTTCTCCGTCAGCGCCTTCTTCGTGCTCTTCGTCTTCACCAGGCTCTTCTGCGCGCGCATCCACCTCAGGGCCGCCGCAGCGGAGCACGCCGCTGCCGCCCAGGCCAGCGACGCCGCCTCCTTCCCGGCCATTCAC GTGGAGCGCGGCGTCCGTGGGACGGAGCCGTCCGTGGTGACCACCTTCCCGACGGCCAAGTTCGGGGCCGGCGAGGACTTGCAGCGGCCGCCCGCTCAGGAGGAATCGCA GTGCACGGTATGCCTGGAGGAGTACGAGGCCAAGGACGTGGTGCGCGTGCTGCCCTACTGCGGCCACGCCTTCCACGCCGCCTGCATCGACACCTGGCTCAGGCAGCACCCCACCTGCCCCATCTGCCGCTCCACCACCaagcaccgcgccgccgccgggaCAATGCCGCCCGTGTACTACGCCgtcgccatggcgccgccgccgttCCAGGCGCCGACATCTTCGTCAGACCAGAGCGCGCTGCATCAAGCAGACGcagccacggcggcggcggcgggcgcggagaACATGGACGTAACGTCCACCCGTCTGGAGCTGGAGATCGTTATTTCCGACGAGTCGGCCTCCTCCGGCGCCACCTGTCCGATCGCGACCATTGCTCCACCATTCCAGGTCCCGACGTCTTCGTCAGAGCACGACGCGCTGCGGCAAGCAAACCTAGCAGCGGCGCCGCCGGCAACAGCGGCAGTGGGCACAGAAATGTCCGCCCGTTTGGAGATCGTTATTTCCGACGAGCCGGCCTCCTCCGACGCTCCCTACCAGAGCGCGACCCCTGCTCCGTCTGCCAGCGAGGAGGACCCTTGGAGGCAGAGCTCGCAGGGCAATGCGTCGGAGCATTGCCAGTGCTGA
- the LOC119310653 gene encoding molybdate transporter 1-like, with the protein MPVQPMKTIAAVALSDASFGVPEMMAAGILTSAFVFVLGVTRLMKLVYWFVPLPVVRGIQLAQGLNFAMAAVKYIRYEQDLAKSKSLGRRPWAGLDGLALAIAAIFFVALVNGAGDDHSTAVQEEEHQCSPTNKCTSKNSTHTTNIGI; encoded by the exons ATGCCCGTCCAGCCCATGAAGaccatcgccgccgtcgccctctCCGACGCCTCCTTCGGGGTCCCCGAGATGATGGCCGCCGGCATCCTCACCTCGGCGTTCGTATTCGTCCTCGGGGTCACCCGCCTTATGAAGCTCGTCTACTGGTTCGTGCCGCTCCCCGTCGTCCGCGGCATCCAGCTCGCCCAGGGGCTCAACTTTGCCATGGCCGCCGTCAAGTACATCCGCTACGAGCAGGACCTGGCGAAGAGCAAGTCCCTCGGTCGGCGCCCCTGGGCTGGGCTCGACGGCCTCGCCCTCGCCATCGCCGCCATCTTCTTCGTCGCCCTCGTCAACGGCGCTGGCGACGATCACAGCACCGCCGTCCAAGAAGAAGAA CATCAGTGTTCTCCAACCAACAAATGCACCAGCAAGAATTCCACCCATACCACCAACATCGGCATCTAG
- the LOC119306779 gene encoding 4-hydroxyphenylacetaldehyde oxime monooxygenase-like yields MAISLLLTQLPQQWHLFLLAGLLLPVFSYLLLMTRRGPEERGLRLPPRPAGVPVLGNLHQLGPLPHRSLRDLAGRHGPVMLVRLGAARAVVVSSASAARDVMRAHDADCCSRPASPGPAHLSYGRKSVAFSPYGAYWRGMRRLLAAELVGARGVGAAWAARREQVDRLMSALGNAAGPVALDEHVIRVADGIIGTVAYGSVYGAEAFASKYERFQHVLFEGMAMSASFSAEDFFPNAAGRLVDRLVGVVARRERIFRDLDGFFEEVLDHHLDPARRRSESGGGGDLVDALVGLCEEHGFTTDHVKAVLVDAFLGGIDTSSVTILWAMSELMRKPRALKTAQEEIRAAVAGNGSKELPRVQPDDLPKLTYLRMVVKETLRLHPPATLLLPRETLRRVEIGGYEVPAGTRVLVNAWAIGREAASWGPDAEEFEPERFEAGGRHGKVDFRGAHMELVPFGAGRRICPGLAMGVANVEYTLANMLCGFEWAVPEGEEVSMEEAGALTFHRKTPLVLLPTPYAPPACE; encoded by the coding sequence ATGGCGATCTCACTCCTCCTCACCCAGCTGCCCCAGCAGTGGCACCTCTTCCTCctagccggcctcctcctcccagtCTTCTCCTACCTGCTGCTGATGACGAGGCGCGGCCCTGAGGAAAGAGGGTTGAGGCTGCCGCCGCGTCCGGCGGGGGTGCCGGTGCTCGGCAACCTGCACCAGCTAGGCCCGCTGCCACACCGCAGCTTGCGCGACCTGGCCGGGCGGCACGGTCCCGTCATGCTCGTCCGCCTCGGCGCGGCGCGAGCGGTGGTGGTTTCCTCCGCGTCGGCGGCGCGCGACGTGATGAGGGCCCACGACGCCGACTGCTGCAGCAGACCCGCGTCGCCAGGCCCCGCGCACCTCTCCTACGGCCGGAAGAGCGTCGCCTTCTCGCCCTACGGCGCCTACTGGCGCGGCATGCGCAGGCTCCTCGCCGCCGAGCTCGTTGGGGCGCGTGGCGTCGGCGCCGCATGGGCCGCGCGGCGGGAGCAGGTGGACAGGCTCATGTCTGCCCTGGGCAACGCGGCGGGACCGGTGGCGTTGGATGAGCACGTAATCCGCGTCGCCGACGGCATCATCGGCACGGTGGCGTACGGGAGCGTGTACGGCGCGGAGGCGTTCGCGAGCAAGTACGAGCGGTTCCAGCACGTGCTGTTCGAGGGCATGGCCATGTCGGCAAgcttctcggccgaggacttcttccCCAACGCCGCCGGCCGCCTCGTCGACCGGCTCGTCGGCGTGGTCGCGCGGCGGGAGAGGATCTTCAGAGACCTGGACGGCTTCTTCGAGGAGGTGCTGGATCATCACCTGGACCCCGCGCGCCGCAGGtcggagagcggcggcggcggcgacctcgtGGACGCCCTCGTCGGCCTCTGCGAGGAGCATGGGTTCACGACGGACCACGTCAAGGCCGTGCTCGTGGACGCGTTCCTCGGCGGCATCGACACGAGCTCCGTGACGATCCTGTGGGCGATGTCGGAGCTCATGAGGAAGCCGCGCGCGCTGAAGACGGCGCAGGAGGAGATCCGGGCCGCGGTCGCCGGCAACGGCAGCAAGGAGCTGCCGCGCGTGCAGCCGGACGACCTGCCCAAGCTGACGTACCTGAGGATGGTCGTCAAGGAGACGCTGCGGCTGCACCCGCCGGCGACGCTGCTGCTGCCGCGGGAGACGCTGCGGCGGGTGGAGATCGGCGGGTACGAGGTGCCGGCGGGGACGCGGGTGCTGGTGAACGCGTGGGCGATCGGGAGGGAGGCGGCGAGCTGGGGGCCGGACGCGGAGGAGTTCGAGCCGGAGAGGTTCGAGGCGGGCGGGAGGCACGGCAAGGTGGACTTCCGCGGGGCGCACATGGAGCTGGTGCCGTTCGGCGCCGGGCGGCGGATCTGCCCGGGGCTGGCCATGGGCGTGGCGAACGTGGAGTACACTCTGGCCAACATGCTGTGCGGCTTCGAGTGGGCGGTGCCGGAGGGGGAGGAGGTGAGCATGGAGGAGGCCGGCGCGCTGACCTTCCACCGCAAGACGCCGCTGGTGCTCCTGCCCACCCCATACGCACCGCCGGCGTGTGAGTAA